A window of the Virgibacillus pantothenticus genome harbors these coding sequences:
- a CDS encoding acyl-CoA dehydrogenase family protein, which translates to MNFSLTEEQTMVQKMVRDFAESVIKPRAIEIDKTATFPVDIFKQLGELGLLGIPFPEAYGGSGGDTLSYALAVEEIGRVCGSTGLSYAAAVSLGASPIYYFGTEAQKQQYLVPLAEGKALGAFGLTEPNAGSDAGGTKTTAMVEGDEYVINGEKCYITNASYAKTLIVTAVTGKDSRGKNIISAIIVPTDAKGLSITSNYDKMGVRGSDTAEIVLDNVRVPKENLLGDPEKGFKQFLYTLDGGRISIAALGVGIAQASLEKALNYAKERKQFGKAISDFQAIQFKLADMAMEVELARNMVHKAAWLKDADKTFGKEASFAKLYATETAFRAANQAIQIHGGYGYMREYEVERYLRDAKLLEIGEGTSEIQRLVIARHLGC; encoded by the coding sequence ATGAATTTTTCATTAACGGAAGAACAAACAATGGTACAAAAAATGGTAAGGGATTTTGCCGAGTCGGTGATTAAGCCGCGTGCAATTGAAATCGATAAAACAGCCACTTTTCCAGTTGATATTTTTAAGCAATTGGGGGAGCTTGGTTTATTAGGAATCCCTTTTCCAGAAGCATATGGGGGTTCTGGTGGCGATACATTATCTTATGCACTAGCAGTAGAAGAGATTGGTCGTGTTTGCGGGAGTACGGGGTTAAGCTATGCTGCAGCTGTTTCATTAGGTGCCAGCCCGATATATTACTTCGGCACAGAAGCACAAAAACAGCAATATTTAGTTCCATTAGCTGAAGGGAAAGCGCTTGGGGCATTTGGACTAACGGAGCCAAATGCTGGTTCAGACGCTGGCGGAACGAAGACAACTGCAATGGTAGAAGGTGACGAATACGTTATTAACGGAGAGAAATGTTATATAACAAATGCGAGTTATGCGAAAACACTTATTGTAACCGCGGTCACTGGAAAGGATAGTCGCGGTAAAAATATCATTTCCGCCATCATTGTTCCGACCGATGCAAAAGGGCTTTCCATCACAAGTAATTATGACAAAATGGGAGTTCGTGGGTCAGATACAGCCGAAATTGTGTTAGACAATGTACGCGTACCTAAGGAAAACCTGTTAGGAGATCCAGAAAAAGGGTTTAAACAGTTCTTATACACATTAGACGGTGGTCGCATATCTATAGCTGCTCTCGGTGTAGGGATTGCTCAAGCTTCGCTGGAAAAGGCGTTAAACTATGCAAAAGAACGAAAGCAGTTTGGTAAAGCAATTTCTGATTTTCAGGCGATACAATTTAAATTAGCAGACATGGCGATGGAAGTGGAGCTAGCTAGAAACATGGTACATAAAGCCGCTTGGTTAAAAGATGCGGATAAAACCTTCGGGAAAGAAGCTTCTTTTGCAAAGTTATATGCTACAGAGACTGCTTTTCGTGCAGCTAATCAAGCGATTCAAATTCATGGTGGTTATGGCTATATGCGCGAGTATGAAGTCGAGCGCTATTTACGTGATGCTAAGCTGTTGGAGATTGGAGAAGGCACTTCAGAAATTCAGCGCTTGGTTATTGCGAGACACTTAGGGTGTTAA
- a CDS encoding ABC transporter permease/substrate-binding protein — protein MNDFITVFQNRQGMLAETIWEHLQISLISLIIAIVIAVPLGLTLTRYPRVAEPIIGLTAVLQTIPSLAVLAFLIPFFGIGTLPAVIALTAYGLLPILRNSYTGIKEVDQAYIEAATGMGMNSLKRLIKVELPIAMPVMMAGVRTSMVLIVGTTTLAALIGAGGLGEIILLGLDRGADVNLILLGAIPAALLAIVLDVILRGFERISKKAGVKSLLAMLLIAVLIVVTPFIIQSDKQEDIVIGGKLGSEPAILMNMYKQLIEAETDLNVQLKPNLGKTAFVFNALEQGNIDIYPEFSGTAIVTHLEENAISQKEREVYQQAKEGMKKQFDMAYLTPMDYNNTYTVATTKEMAERYNLKTVGDLNQVEEQLTAGFTLEFKDRYDGYVGMQDVYDLNISNVNTMDPGLRQKALASGEVDVIDAYATDSYMEELDLVALEDTKNLFPPYQGAPLLRNETLEAYPELEGILNQLGGKITDEQMRKMNYLVDYEDQSPEKVAREFLMEQGLLE, from the coding sequence ATGAATGATTTTATAACGGTATTTCAAAATCGACAAGGAATGCTCGCTGAAACCATTTGGGAGCATTTACAAATATCGCTTATTTCATTAATTATTGCAATTGTAATTGCTGTTCCTTTAGGACTGACCTTAACGAGATACCCAAGGGTAGCTGAACCAATCATCGGTCTTACTGCTGTATTACAAACGATTCCAAGTCTGGCGGTATTGGCCTTTCTGATCCCTTTTTTTGGTATTGGAACTTTACCAGCTGTTATTGCTTTAACTGCTTATGGATTATTACCGATTTTGCGAAATAGCTATACAGGAATTAAGGAGGTTGACCAAGCTTATATTGAAGCAGCAACGGGAATGGGCATGAATTCATTGAAACGGTTAATAAAGGTCGAATTACCAATTGCGATGCCCGTGATGATGGCGGGTGTTCGAACGTCTATGGTATTGATAGTTGGTACAACGACATTAGCAGCTTTAATTGGTGCAGGTGGTTTAGGTGAAATCATTTTATTAGGGTTAGACCGTGGTGCTGATGTTAATCTTATTTTATTAGGAGCTATACCTGCCGCTTTGCTCGCCATCGTTTTAGATGTTATTTTACGAGGGTTCGAACGTATTTCCAAAAAAGCTGGCGTTAAATCCTTGTTAGCAATGTTGCTTATTGCTGTACTCATTGTTGTAACACCGTTTATCATTCAATCAGATAAGCAAGAAGATATCGTTATTGGAGGAAAATTAGGCTCCGAGCCGGCTATTTTAATGAATATGTATAAGCAATTAATTGAAGCAGAAACGGATTTAAATGTTCAATTAAAGCCGAACTTAGGAAAAACAGCATTTGTATTCAATGCATTAGAACAAGGAAACATTGATATTTATCCGGAATTTAGTGGAACCGCTATTGTTACCCATCTAGAAGAAAATGCAATTAGCCAAAAGGAACGTGAGGTGTATCAACAAGCAAAAGAGGGAATGAAAAAACAGTTTGATATGGCATATTTAACGCCAATGGACTATAATAATACGTACACTGTAGCAACGACCAAAGAAATGGCTGAACGGTATAACTTGAAAACGGTTGGGGATTTAAACCAAGTGGAAGAACAGCTGACAGCAGGGTTTACATTAGAATTCAAGGATAGATACGATGGTTATGTTGGAATGCAGGACGTATATGACTTGAATATTTCGAATGTAAATACGATGGATCCTGGACTTAGACAAAAAGCCCTTGCATCAGGGGAAGTGGATGTGATTGACGCATACGCAACAGATAGTTATATGGAAGAGCTTGATTTAGTCGCTTTAGAAGATACAAAGAATTTATTTCCACCATATCAAGGTGCGCCACTATTGCGCAATGAAACACTGGAAGCATATCCTGAGCTAGAAGGGATATTGAACCAGCTTGGTGGAAAAATAACGGATGAGCAAATGAGGAAAATGAATTATCTTGTAGATTATGAGGATCAATCTCCAGAAAAGGTAGCAAGAGAGTTTCTAATGGAACAAGGGTTGCTTGAATAA
- a CDS encoding TetR/AcrR family transcriptional regulator yields MIQSSLLLFEKKGFHGVTVNEIVRKAKASKGGFYHHFTSKEELLYVIHDTFISYVLEKAAYANNSYTSPTDKLKAIIKDFVKVFDIYKPHISVFYQESIYLKPEYEHLIKQKRDQFKQLILQTIAEGQANGEFRKDLPAEITGMAILGMVNWTYKWYQPKGKNTIDEISDIFIELILQAILPNEATSFKSYNGTIRNHMDVWK; encoded by the coding sequence ATTATTCAATCCTCATTATTGTTGTTTGAGAAGAAAGGCTTTCATGGTGTAACGGTAAATGAAATTGTACGGAAAGCGAAAGCGTCCAAAGGTGGATTTTATCACCATTTCACTTCTAAAGAAGAATTACTTTACGTCATTCACGATACGTTTATTAGCTATGTACTCGAAAAAGCAGCATATGCAAATAACAGCTATACTTCTCCTACAGACAAATTAAAGGCAATTATTAAGGATTTTGTAAAAGTGTTTGACATTTACAAACCGCATATTTCTGTGTTTTATCAGGAAAGTATTTATTTGAAGCCAGAGTATGAACACCTAATTAAACAAAAAAGAGATCAATTTAAGCAATTAATCCTGCAAACAATTGCTGAAGGGCAAGCAAATGGGGAATTTCGAAAAGACTTGCCTGCTGAAATAACAGGTATGGCAATATTAGGAATGGTTAATTGGACGTATAAATGGTATCAGCCAAAAGGTAAGAACACGATTGATGAAATCAGTGATATATTTATTGAGCTTATTTTACAAGCTATTTTGCCAAATGAAGCTACTAGTTTCAAGTCATATAATGGGACAATACGCAATCATATGGACGTATGGAAATGA
- a CDS encoding CoA-binding protein, with amino-acid sequence MAWENPTNEELKQILTSSKTIAVVGLSNNPERTSYQIAKIMQQEGYRIIPVNPTVEEVLGEKAYASLTEVPDPIDIINVFRRAEFLPEIAEEAAQTNCKIFWAQQGIINEEAYHYLKQRDFTVIMDLCIKVVHAVLVKK; translated from the coding sequence ATGGCTTGGGAAAATCCAACGAACGAAGAGCTGAAACAAATTTTAACTTCTTCCAAAACGATTGCAGTCGTAGGATTATCAAATAATCCAGAACGAACGTCTTATCAAATTGCAAAAATTATGCAACAAGAGGGTTACCGAATCATTCCTGTCAACCCAACAGTAGAGGAAGTCCTGGGAGAAAAGGCATATGCTTCGTTAACAGAAGTGCCAGACCCGATTGATATTATTAATGTCTTTCGAAGGGCGGAATTCTTACCAGAAATTGCCGAGGAAGCTGCCCAAACAAACTGTAAAATTTTTTGGGCTCAACAAGGTATTATTAATGAAGAAGCATATCACTATTTAAAACAGCGTGATTTTACCGTTATAATGGATTTGTGTATCAAAGTGGTCCATGCTGTATTGGTGAAAAAATAG
- the plsY gene encoding glycerol-3-phosphate 1-O-acyltransferase PlsY, with amino-acid sequence MEYIVFALIAYLLGSIPSALIVGKVGYNKDVRQHGSGNLGATNTFRVLGIKAGIMVTLADILKGTLATLIPLLFDADVHRLVIGLFAVVGHTYPIFARMKGGKAVATSGGIILGINPLLFILMISTFIISLYISKYVSLSSMITGIVTVILSFIFQDTGLIIITSLLTVFVIYRHRENLKRIKNKTEPKITWM; translated from the coding sequence ATGGAATATATTGTATTTGCCCTTATAGCCTATTTACTCGGATCAATTCCATCAGCCCTTATTGTTGGTAAGGTTGGCTATAATAAAGATGTACGCCAGCATGGCAGCGGTAATCTTGGAGCAACGAATACCTTTCGTGTGTTAGGTATAAAAGCTGGAATCATGGTTACTTTAGCAGATATTTTAAAAGGTACTCTTGCAACGCTTATTCCATTATTATTTGATGCAGATGTTCATCGTCTTGTTATCGGGTTATTCGCTGTTGTAGGCCACACTTATCCAATTTTTGCCAGGATGAAAGGTGGAAAGGCAGTGGCGACTTCAGGAGGAATCATTCTTGGCATTAATCCATTATTGTTTATTTTGATGATATCGACATTCATTATTAGTTTGTATATTTCTAAATATGTCTCGCTCTCATCCATGATAACTGGTATCGTCACTGTCATTCTTTCGTTTATATTTCAAGATACAGGGCTCATTATTATTACCTCTTTACTAACGGTTTTTGTGATCTATAGACACCGGGAAAATTTGAAACGAATAAAAAACAAAACAGAGCCCAAAATAACTTGGATGTAA
- the parC gene encoding DNA topoisomerase IV subunit A: MTQPGTYLDLPLEEVIGDRFGRYSKYIIQDRALPDARDGLKPVQRRILYAMHVEKNTHDKNFRKSAKTVGTVIGNYHPHGDSSVYEAMVRLSQDWKVRNVLVEMHGNNGSIDGDPPAAMRYTEARLSSIASELLRDIDKDTVDFIPNFDDTDTEPVVLPAKFPNLLVNGSTGISAGYATDIPPHNLAEVLDAVILKIDKPSVSTEELMKVMKGPDFPTGGIIQGIDGIKKAYETGRGKIVVRGKTRIEAVRGNREQIIVDEIPYEVNKANMVKKIDELRIDRKVEGIAEVRDETDRTGLRIVIELKKDVNAEGVLNYLFKNTDLQVTYHFNMVAIQDKTPKQLSLNQLLESYIAHQKEVVTRQTTFDLKKAKDRAHIVEGLIKAISILDEVIQTIRSSKDKQDAKRQLIASYSFTEAQAEAIVMLQLYRLTNTDITSLEQEAKALKERIKVLELILGSEKQLLQTIKKDLRKLKKTYASPRLTVIEAEIEELKIDIEVMVASEDVLLSVTKDGYVKRTSLRSYSASNGEDFAMKEGDHVIRLAELNTTDKILLFTNKGKYIYIPVHELPDIRWKDIGQHLSNIVALEKEEKIITCIPVRQFSEDNYLLFLTKNGMAKRSQFKLYEAQRHGKALIALNLKAGDEVVSVHQTDGNKDVFITSDKGYGLWYHESEISVVGQRAAGVKAIQLKEGEQVVSGQVFDDLSEPSLVVLTQRGACKRMKLSLFEKTSRAKRGLQMLRELKSKPHRIRGFFLVNEQDTIQFKTEDGEVHHVFPLELSNSDRYSNGSFIIDTDNHGEVLEAWKQIRYEQPFENQEEK, translated from the coding sequence TTGACGCAACCAGGAACATATTTAGACCTTCCCTTAGAAGAAGTGATAGGTGACCGATTTGGAAGGTACAGTAAATATATTATTCAGGATCGAGCATTACCTGATGCCAGAGACGGTTTAAAACCGGTACAACGAAGAATTCTTTATGCCATGCATGTAGAAAAGAATACACATGATAAAAATTTTCGTAAATCAGCTAAAACGGTAGGAACAGTAATTGGGAACTATCATCCTCACGGGGACTCCTCTGTTTATGAAGCAATGGTTCGACTAAGCCAAGATTGGAAAGTGAGAAATGTCTTAGTTGAAATGCACGGAAATAACGGAAGCATTGACGGTGATCCGCCAGCTGCAATGCGTTATACAGAAGCTAGACTATCGAGTATCGCTTCTGAGTTACTGCGGGATATTGATAAAGATACCGTTGATTTTATTCCTAATTTTGATGATACCGACACGGAACCAGTTGTCTTACCGGCTAAATTTCCTAATTTGCTTGTAAATGGATCGACTGGAATTTCTGCTGGATATGCAACAGATATTCCGCCACATAACTTGGCAGAGGTGTTGGATGCAGTTATCCTTAAAATTGATAAGCCCTCCGTATCGACAGAGGAATTGATGAAGGTCATGAAAGGACCAGACTTTCCTACTGGCGGTATTATTCAAGGGATAGATGGGATAAAAAAAGCGTATGAAACAGGGCGCGGCAAAATAGTGGTTCGTGGAAAAACGAGAATTGAAGCTGTTCGTGGCAATCGAGAACAGATTATTGTTGATGAGATTCCTTATGAAGTAAACAAAGCCAATATGGTTAAGAAAATAGATGAATTACGAATTGACCGTAAAGTAGAAGGAATTGCAGAGGTTCGTGATGAAACGGATCGTACAGGTTTACGAATTGTAATTGAGTTAAAAAAGGACGTCAATGCAGAAGGGGTATTGAATTACTTATTTAAAAATACCGATTTACAAGTAACCTATCATTTTAATATGGTTGCCATTCAAGATAAAACGCCAAAGCAATTATCGTTAAATCAGCTATTGGAATCATATATTGCCCATCAAAAAGAAGTGGTAACGAGACAAACTACCTTTGACTTAAAAAAAGCAAAGGATCGTGCTCATATTGTTGAAGGATTGATCAAAGCCATTTCCATTTTGGATGAAGTAATTCAAACGATTCGTTCTTCCAAGGATAAGCAGGATGCGAAGCGACAACTAATCGCAAGTTATTCTTTCACAGAAGCACAAGCCGAAGCCATTGTCATGTTACAGTTATATCGATTAACCAATACGGATATTACATCGCTAGAGCAAGAAGCAAAAGCTTTAAAAGAGCGGATTAAGGTATTGGAGCTTATTTTAGGTAGTGAAAAGCAGCTATTACAAACCATTAAAAAAGACTTAAGAAAATTGAAAAAAACGTATGCTTCTCCACGATTAACGGTGATTGAAGCCGAAATTGAAGAACTGAAGATTGATATTGAAGTGATGGTTGCAAGCGAGGACGTATTACTGTCTGTAACGAAAGATGGGTACGTAAAGCGCACCAGTTTGCGATCCTATAGTGCTTCTAACGGTGAGGATTTTGCCATGAAGGAAGGAGATCATGTAATTCGTTTAGCTGAATTGAATACTACGGATAAAATACTTCTTTTCACAAATAAAGGTAAGTATATTTATATACCTGTTCATGAATTACCTGATATACGCTGGAAAGACATTGGACAGCATCTTTCTAATATTGTTGCGTTAGAGAAAGAAGAAAAAATAATCACATGTATTCCTGTTCGTCAGTTTAGTGAAGATAACTACCTGTTATTTTTGACGAAAAACGGCATGGCAAAACGAAGTCAATTCAAGCTTTATGAAGCTCAAAGACATGGAAAAGCGCTCATTGCTCTTAACCTGAAGGCCGGGGATGAGGTAGTGAGCGTACATCAAACAGATGGAAACAAAGATGTATTTATTACTTCAGATAAAGGGTATGGATTGTGGTATCATGAATCTGAAATTTCGGTTGTTGGTCAACGTGCAGCTGGAGTAAAGGCTATTCAGTTAAAAGAAGGAGAACAGGTTGTAAGTGGTCAAGTGTTTGATGATTTATCAGAACCTTCGTTAGTTGTTCTCACGCAACGGGGAGCATGCAAACGAATGAAACTAAGTTTATTTGAAAAAACGAGTCGAGCCAAGCGGGGATTACAAATGCTGCGTGAGCTGAAAAGCAAGCCACATCGGATACGCGGATTTTTCCTAGTCAATGAGCAAGATACGATACAATTTAAAACAGAAGATGGCGAGGTCCATCACGTATTCCCACTTGAATTATCCAACAGTGACAGGTACAGCAATGGTTCATTTATCATAGATACAGATAACCACGGAGAAGTCCTCGAGGCTTGGAAACAAATCCGTTACGAACAACCATTCGAAAACCAAGAAGAAAAGTAA
- the folE2 gene encoding GTP cyclohydrolase FolE2, with the protein MGHQTKAFPIKQLPSKEKRHQLFGSVKPAPRTKPVDKMHMADLQNTKKDFLFDLDAVGVTKVKNPIMIYSSIAPYTQTSIGEFTFTSSLKQTNKGTNMSRFMEQLANYQKNGFSTELDVLKKFTKEIAKRVEQQDAALEVNFPWFFERQAPDTGLTGLNHADAGIRIEYHELKGFCIYLSLSAAITTLCPCSKEISEYSAHNQRGNVIMEISVSEDYQEADLDWKKVLLEAAESNASARLHPILKRTDEKMVTEQAYENPRFVEDMVRLIAADLYETSFITKFKVTCQNEESIHMHDAIAAVTYDKTKEV; encoded by the coding sequence ATGGGTCATCAAACAAAAGCTTTTCCGATTAAACAATTACCTTCGAAAGAAAAGCGCCATCAATTATTTGGTTCTGTAAAGCCAGCCCCGCGAACAAAACCTGTTGATAAAATGCATATGGCGGATTTACAGAATACCAAAAAAGATTTTTTATTTGATCTAGATGCGGTTGGGGTAACAAAGGTAAAAAACCCTATTATGATATATAGTTCAATAGCACCGTATACACAAACAAGTATCGGTGAATTCACGTTTACTTCCAGCTTAAAACAAACGAATAAAGGAACAAACATGAGTCGGTTCATGGAGCAATTGGCAAATTACCAAAAAAACGGTTTTTCTACTGAACTAGATGTTTTAAAAAAGTTTACCAAAGAAATTGCCAAGCGTGTGGAACAACAAGACGCAGCGTTAGAAGTGAACTTTCCTTGGTTTTTTGAAAGACAAGCCCCGGATACTGGTCTTACCGGTCTAAATCATGCTGATGCCGGTATTCGTATAGAATATCACGAATTAAAAGGCTTTTGTATTTATTTATCGTTATCGGCAGCTATTACAACGCTATGCCCTTGTTCTAAAGAAATAAGCGAATATAGTGCTCATAACCAGCGTGGAAATGTTATAATGGAAATAAGTGTTAGTGAAGATTATCAGGAGGCAGACCTTGATTGGAAAAAAGTATTGCTGGAAGCAGCAGAAAGCAATGCCAGTGCAAGATTACATCCTATTTTGAAACGAACGGATGAAAAAATGGTAACGGAGCAAGCGTATGAAAATCCACGTTTTGTTGAAGATATGGTTCGATTAATAGCTGCTGATTTATATGAGACTTCCTTTATTACAAAATTTAAAGTAACCTGCCAAAACGAGGAGTCCATCCATATGCATGATGCTATTGCTGCAGTAACTTATGATAAAACGAAAGAAGTGTAA
- a CDS encoding ABC transporter ATP-binding protein has protein sequence MIEFNRVHKTYQDGTEAVKDISFCVQKGEFVTLIGPSGCGKTTTIKMVNRLMEPTSGDIYIKGENITAFPVDQLRWNIGYVLQEIALFPHMTIEENIAVVPELKKWKRQKIRKRTADLLEMVGLDPATYKKKLPRELSGGQQQRIGVIRALAGDPDIILMDEPFSALDPISRQQLQADIQALQQEVKKTILFVTHDIKEALALGDRVCLMNDGEIVQLDTPENLARYPETSFVKEFIGKDKSPWETPVEAITVSAQSYVLQQDAFEQGDYYSDQVYIIQDEYNNYVGIATNGTITEGIYLRHDLPLAEVVEVTEGKGQEFFPVLKDDRLVGVIHYRDIIIYLKTKSHLTGGLDNE, from the coding sequence ATGATTGAATTTAACCGAGTTCATAAAACATATCAAGATGGAACAGAAGCTGTAAAAGATATTTCTTTTTGCGTTCAAAAAGGGGAATTTGTTACTTTAATCGGACCAAGCGGTTGCGGTAAAACAACTACGATAAAAATGGTCAATCGTCTCATGGAACCGACATCGGGTGACATATACATAAAAGGGGAAAATATTACTGCTTTCCCTGTTGATCAATTGCGATGGAATATTGGTTATGTGCTTCAGGAAATTGCGTTATTTCCACACATGACCATAGAAGAAAATATTGCTGTTGTCCCTGAATTGAAAAAATGGAAGCGACAAAAAATTCGTAAGCGGACAGCTGATTTATTAGAAATGGTTGGACTCGATCCAGCTACATATAAGAAAAAGCTGCCAAGAGAGCTTTCAGGGGGACAGCAACAGCGTATTGGAGTGATTCGGGCTTTGGCAGGGGACCCAGATATTATTTTAATGGACGAACCATTTAGCGCATTAGATCCGATAAGCAGACAGCAATTACAAGCAGATATTCAAGCATTGCAACAAGAAGTGAAAAAGACCATTCTATTTGTCACCCATGATATAAAAGAAGCGTTGGCATTAGGTGATCGTGTATGCTTAATGAATGACGGAGAAATTGTTCAATTGGACACTCCGGAAAACCTTGCGCGTTATCCAGAAACCTCATTCGTAAAAGAATTCATTGGGAAAGATAAGTCTCCTTGGGAAACACCTGTTGAAGCTATTACTGTTTCGGCACAGAGCTACGTTTTACAACAAGATGCCTTTGAACAAGGGGACTATTATTCTGACCAAGTGTATATCATACAGGATGAGTATAACAACTATGTTGGAATAGCAACGAACGGTACGATAACGGAAGGAATCTATCTACGACATGACCTTCCTTTAGCTGAGGTGGTTGAAGTTACAGAAGGAAAAGGACAGGAATTCTTTCCTGTATTAAAAGATGACAGACTTGTCGGTGTCATCCACTATCGCGACATAATTATATATTTAAAGACTAAGTCTCATTTAACAGGAGGCTTAGACAATGAATGA
- the parE gene encoding DNA topoisomerase IV subunit B: MTKQPISYSDDSIQVLEGLEAVRKRPGMYIGSTDLRGLHHLVFEIVDNAVDEALAGFGDVIKVTIHKDNSISVTDYGRGIPTGMHRSGKPTPEVIFTILHAGGKFGQGGYKTSGGLHGVGASVVNALSEWLEVTIHRDGATYFQRFENGGKPVGTLEKKGSTKKSGSTIHFKPDPTIFTSVVYDFETLSERLREAAFLLKGLTIELHDLRHDQTEKYQFPDGLKAFVDYLNEEKDTLHSVVAFEGEQQGIEVDFAFQFNDGFAESMLSFVNHVRTKDGGTHESGARTAITRTFNDYAKRTGLLKEKDKNLEGTDIREGFTAIVSVRVPEQKLQFEGQTKGKLGTPEARSVVDAVVSEKLTFFLEENPDIANLLIRKAIKAKEAREAARKAREEARTGKKRKRKETLLSGKLTPAQSKNAKRNELYLVEGDSAGGSAKQGRDRKFQAVLPLRGKVINTEKAKLEDVFKNEEISTIIHTIGAGVGGDFDLEDVQYDKIIIMTDADTDGAHIQVLLLTFFYRYMRPLVEAGKVYIALPPLYQIAKGKGKKKQIAYAWDEQEMKRVIQQFKNGYTLQRYKGLGEMNADQLWETTMNPESRTLIRVTIDDLARAERRVTTLMGDKVEPRRKWIEGNVEFGLDDASNILENDKIQTDK; the protein is encoded by the coding sequence GTGACAAAACAACCTATTTCATATAGTGATGACTCGATCCAAGTTCTAGAAGGCCTTGAGGCTGTACGCAAACGACCAGGAATGTATATTGGAAGTACAGATCTTCGAGGACTGCATCATCTCGTGTTTGAGATTGTAGATAATGCGGTAGACGAGGCCTTGGCTGGATTTGGCGATGTCATTAAAGTAACAATACATAAGGATAATAGCATTTCCGTAACCGACTATGGGCGAGGTATCCCTACTGGTATGCATCGCTCTGGGAAGCCAACCCCGGAGGTTATTTTTACCATTTTACATGCGGGCGGTAAATTCGGACAGGGCGGTTATAAGACAAGTGGAGGACTACATGGCGTTGGTGCATCTGTAGTAAACGCATTGTCCGAATGGCTTGAAGTTACTATCCATCGTGATGGAGCTACGTATTTTCAGCGCTTCGAAAACGGAGGGAAGCCAGTAGGCACACTAGAAAAGAAAGGATCAACGAAAAAATCCGGTTCAACCATTCATTTTAAACCCGACCCCACTATTTTTACTTCAGTGGTGTATGACTTTGAAACGTTATCGGAACGTTTACGAGAGGCAGCTTTTTTATTAAAAGGTTTGACGATCGAATTACACGATTTAAGACATGACCAAACGGAAAAATATCAATTTCCAGATGGCTTGAAGGCCTTTGTCGACTATTTAAACGAGGAAAAAGATACACTTCATTCTGTCGTAGCTTTTGAAGGAGAACAGCAAGGGATCGAAGTGGATTTTGCTTTTCAATTCAACGATGGCTTTGCAGAGAGCATGCTTTCTTTTGTTAACCATGTACGCACAAAAGATGGAGGAACGCATGAATCTGGTGCACGAACAGCAATTACAAGAACCTTCAATGACTACGCAAAACGTACAGGATTGCTGAAAGAAAAAGATAAAAATCTAGAAGGTACGGATATCCGAGAAGGATTTACAGCTATTGTTTCAGTCCGTGTCCCTGAGCAGAAATTGCAATTTGAAGGGCAGACAAAGGGAAAATTAGGTACTCCTGAAGCTCGTTCGGTCGTTGATGCGGTTGTATCTGAAAAGTTAACCTTCTTTCTTGAAGAAAATCCAGATATAGCTAATCTGCTTATTAGAAAAGCGATAAAAGCAAAAGAAGCAAGAGAAGCTGCACGAAAGGCACGTGAAGAAGCAAGAACAGGAAAGAAGCGTAAACGAAAAGAAACGTTACTAAGTGGAAAGTTAACTCCGGCTCAATCTAAAAATGCCAAGCGAAATGAATTATATCTCGTTGAGGGGGATTCAGCAGGCGGTTCTGCGAAGCAAGGAAGGGATCGCAAGTTTCAAGCTGTACTCCCATTACGTGGAAAAGTAATCAATACTGAAAAAGCAAAACTGGAAGATGTTTTTAAAAATGAGGAAATCTCAACGATTATTCATACGATTGGCGCCGGTGTCGGTGGTGACTTTGATTTGGAAGATGTGCAATACGATAAAATTATTATAATGACTGACGCGGATACAGATGGAGCACATATCCAAGTCTTGTTGCTCACGTTCTTTTACAGGTATATGCGCCCACTTGTAGAAGCTGGTAAAGTATATATTGCTCTTCCTCCTTTATATCAAATTGCAAAAGGAAAAGGGAAGAAGAAGCAAATAGCATACGCATGGGATGAACAGGAGATGAAGCGAGTCATTCAGCAATTTAAAAATGGATATACATTGCAGCGCTATAAAGGGTTAGGAGAAATGAACGCCGATCAGCTTTGGGAAACAACCATGAACCCGGAGTCACGAACGTTAATTCGAGTAACCATTGATGATTTAGCTCGTGCTGAACGTCGAGTAACAACATTAATGGGCGATAAAGTGGAACCACGCAGAAAATGGATTGAAGGAAACGTGGAATTTGGCTTGGACGATGCATCCAACATTTTAGAAAATGATAAAATCCAAACAGATAAATAA